A single window of Granulicella mallensis MP5ACTX8 DNA harbors:
- a CDS encoding DUF6982 domain-containing protein — translation MAIAQKKTVVRQFDGSVTWGYLPQNGFVTGETVEVLDTSGRVIPLALNQIKTIAYVKDFNLEGGTDPEQIGRRSFLSRPRADGLWLKLGFRDNDSLEGLANFDLGFIESLLDDRGLTVSPPDARSNTQRLFVPRAALISVQVLGFIGAASKQKTMARASSTIQTQLFGE, via the coding sequence ATGGCAATCGCACAGAAGAAAACGGTGGTTCGTCAGTTCGACGGCTCTGTCACCTGGGGCTATCTGCCGCAGAACGGCTTTGTTACCGGCGAAACGGTTGAGGTCCTCGACACCTCGGGACGCGTGATCCCCCTCGCCTTGAACCAGATCAAGACCATTGCTTATGTAAAGGATTTCAATCTTGAGGGTGGAACCGATCCGGAACAGATTGGGCGGCGCAGCTTTCTGAGCAGGCCGCGTGCCGATGGTCTCTGGCTCAAGCTCGGGTTCCGGGACAACGATTCGCTCGAAGGGCTGGCGAACTTCGATCTGGGTTTTATTGAGTCTCTTCTCGATGATCGCGGACTTACTGTTTCACCGCCCGATGCACGGTCGAACACCCAGCGCCTCTTCGTTCCCCGAGCGGCCCTGATTTCGGTTCAGGTGCTGGGCTTTATCGGTGCCGCCTCCAAGCAGAAGACAATGGCGCGCGCCTCAAGCACGATCCAGACCCAGCTCTTCGGAGAGTAG